A DNA window from Vigna unguiculata cultivar IT97K-499-35 chromosome 10, ASM411807v1, whole genome shotgun sequence contains the following coding sequences:
- the LOC114165203 gene encoding receptor-like protein 6 has product MRGNTLLCFFLLPFLCINHNANVFPANAYLLGNECSMLLLLKNNLIFNPTISKKLTLWNQNEDCCQWNGVTCKEGRVVALDLSEESISGRLLNSTVLFGLQYLQSLNLAFNNFSSVIPSELCKLNNLRYLNFSNAGFEGQIPNEMFHLRRLVILDLSSSISSPHSLKLDKPNIAMLLQNLTEITELYLDGITISAKGQEWFHALSSLHNLRVLSMSSCNMSGPIHASLAKLLSLTVLNLSNNSMSSSVPDSLTNLSNLVILQLRSCGLNGSFPKDIFLMPSLEVLDISDNQHLMGSFPNFQPRGSLRDLNLSETSFTGKLPGAISNLKHIDISYCQFNGTLPSSMLELIQLVYLDLSSNNFSGTLPSFNMSKNLSYLSLSHNSLTGVLPSNHFEGLKNLVIIDLGFNFFKGTLPSSLLKLPYLRELKLPFNQLTGLLDESVMTSPTLEMLDLGSNNLEGPIPLSIFNLRTLRVIQLNLNKFNGTLQLDMIRRLSNLTSLCLSHNNLSVDIYSRYERDPSPFPVLRKIMLASCKLRGIPSFVKNQSALLYLDLADNEIQGTIPYWIWQLEYLLLLDLSKNFLTKLEGNFWNFSSNLMLLDLSSNQLQGPLPFLPRSVNYMDYSNNRFNSVIPTDIGNRLPFVKVLYLSNNSFQGQIPESFLNASSLLLLDLSRNNFDGTIPKFFAELSSTLRVLNFGGNKLQGYIPDTLPTSCSLQLLDLNDNLLEGTIPTSLAYCQKLQVVNLRRNLLTDKFPCFLSKISTLRIMDLQLNKLHGSIGCSKSRGDWEMLHMVDVAFNNFSGAIPGALLNNWKAMMRDNDNVGPEFGHLFIDITDNYNPKDFKDLLLHLDKTIVAKLAKIVANVPRSILDEGSSDTVFFPL; this is encoded by the coding sequence ATGAGAGGAAACACACTCCTGTGCTTTTTTCTTTTACCATTTCTCTGCATAAACCACAATGCCAACGTCTTTCCGGCCAATGCCTATTTGCTTGGCAACGAGTGTTCCATGTTGCTCCTTTTGAAAAATAACCTAATATTCAACCCTACAATTTCCAAAAAACTCACTCTTTGGAATCAAAATGAAGATTGTTGTCAATGGAATGGAGTGACATGCAAAGAAGGTCGTGTTGTAGCCCTTGATCTCAGTGAGGAGTCTATCTCAGGAAGACTTCTTAATTCAACCGTTCTTTTTGGCCTTCAATATCTTCAAAGCTTGAATTTGGCTTTCAACAACTTCAGTTCGGTGATTCCTTCTGAACTATGCAAACTTAATAATTTGAGGTATTTGAACTTTTCAAATGCTGGCTTTGAGGGGCAGATTCCTAATGAGATGTTTCATCTCAGAAGGTTAGTTATTCTTGACTTGTCTTCTTCAATCTCCTCACCTCACAGCCTGAAACTCGACAAGCCAAATATAGCAATGCTTTTGCAAAACCTTACAGAAATCACAGAATTATATCTAGATGGTATAACAATATCTGCAAAAGGACAAGAATGGTTTCATGCTTTATCTTCATTGCACAACTTGCGTGTTCTAAGCATGTCATCATGCAATATGTCTGGACCTATTCATGCTTCCCTGGCTAAGCTTCTGTCACTCACTGTTCTGAATTTAAGCAACAACAGCATGTCCAGCTCAGTGCCAGATTCCTTAACAAACTTGTCCAATCTAGTCATACTGCAACTCAGAAGTTGTGGCTTGAATGGCTCTTTTCCGAAAGATATCTTCCTCATGCCATCATTAGAGGTGCTTGACATCTCAGACAATCAACATCTTATGGGTTCTTTTCCAAACTTCCAACCACGTGGTTCTCTTCGTGACTTGAATCTCAGCGAGACAAGTTTCACAGGAAAGCTTCCGGGTGCAATTTCTAACTTGAAACATATTGATATATCTTATTGCCAATTTAATGGAACACTTCCTAGTTCAATGTTAGAACTCATCCAGCTAGTTTATCTGGACTTGTCTTCCAATAACTTTTCAGGTACACTTCCTTCTTTTAATATGTCCAAGAATCTTTCATATTTGTCCCTCTCACATAATAGTTTAACAGGGGTGTTACCATCTAATCATTTTGAGGGCCTTAAAAATCTTGTCATCATTGATCTGGGGTTTAACTTTTTCAAAGGGACTCTTCCCTCATCTCTGCTTAAACTTCCATATTTACGAGAACTTAAACTTCCCTTTAATCAACTCACTGGTCTGTTGGATGAATCTGTGATGACCTCACCTACACTGGAGATGCTTGATTTGGGTAGTAATAATTTGGAAGGACCTATTCCTTTGTCTATATTTAACCTTAGAACACTTCGTGTCATTCAACTTAATTTAAACAAGTTTAATGGCACATTACAGTTGGACATGATTCGCAGGTTGAGTAACCTGACTTCATTATGCCTTTCGCATAACAATTTGTCAGTTGATATATACTCTAGATATGAACGTGATCCATCACCCTTTCCTGttctaagaaaaataatgttGGCATCTTGCAAGTTGAGAGGAATCCctagttttgtgaaaaatcaatCAGCATTACTGTATCTTGACCTTGCTGACAACGAGATTCAAGGAACAATACCTTATTGGATTTGGCAACTTGAATATCTTCTTCTGTTGGACCTGTCCAAAAATTTCCTAACAAAATTGGAAGGAAATTTCTGGAACTTTAGTTCAAACCTTATGCTTCTTGATCTTAGTTCCAACCAACTACAAGGGCCATTGCCATTCCTTCCAAGGTCTGTAAATTATATGGACTACTCAAACAATAGATTTAACTCGGTCATTCCAACGGACATTGGAAATCGTCTCCCTTTTGTAAAAGTGTTGTATCTTTCAAACAACAGTTTTCAAGGACAAATCCCTGAATCCTTTCTCAATGCTTCAAGTCTTCTTCTACTCGATCTTTCTCGCAATAACTTTGATGGAACGATTCCCAAGTTTTTTGCTGAGTTGAGTAGCACTCTTCGGGTGTTGAACTTTGGTGGAAACAAACTTCAAGGATATATTCCTGATACTCTGCCAACTTCATGTTCTCTACAGTTATTGGACCTAAATGACAATCTCTTGGAGGGTACCATCCCAACATCTTTAGCATATTGCCAGAAACTACAAGTCGTGAACCTTCGAAGAAATTTATTAACCGACAAATTTCCTTGTTTCTTAAGTAAGATTTCCACCTTACGAATCATGGATTTACAGTTAAACAAACTTCATGGGTCAATTGGATGCTCAAAAAGCAGAGGTGACTGGGAAATGCTCCATATGGTTGATGTAGCATTCAATAATTTCAGTGGTGCAATACCAGGAGCACTATTGAACAATTGGAAAGCAATGATGCGAGACAATGATAATGTCGGACCAGAATTTGGCCACTTATTCATTGATATCACTGATAACTATAATCCCAAGGATTTTAAGGATTTATTGTTACACTTAGACAAAACTATTGTAGCAAAGTTGGCTAAAATTGTTGCAAACGTACCTCGCTCTATTCTTGATGAGGGGTCCTCAGACACGGTTTTTTTTCCATTGTAG